In Monodelphis domestica isolate mMonDom1 chromosome 4, mMonDom1.pri, whole genome shotgun sequence, one DNA window encodes the following:
- the VWA1 gene encoding von Willebrand factor A domain-containing protein 1 — protein MIMWAALGLLCLPLALGQSIPEPGPATPSSAAHGDLLFLLDSSASVSYYEFSRVKEFVGQLVQPLPLGPGSVQTSMVHVGSEPTVEFPFDRHHSGAAAQEAIQAAKQLMGDTNTGLALALAKKQLFTTEAGARSGVRKVLVWVTDGDSSDDVQAPMQVLKDLGVTVFIVSTGRGNFLDLSAAASQPPEKHLRFVDVDDLQIIIPELRGAILEAMRPQQLHATDVTSQSFRLVWPPLLSGDSGYYLLEVAPSANPGAKQSRQLFGNETSWVWDGLEPGTTYKVVLVPESNLQYLAPQTIQVTTLEEEVSPAQILISHWKPHSFHVSWGPSPVGVLRYQVLYGPLPAGGAQLLEVPATENSTTLDNLSPNTTYLVTVAAIYQSGREKALSAKACTQEVASKTGRLYFQSLGPSTVNASWDSAEGDVRGYRVRCRRQLGPPSLLSVSPQTHSVILTGLAAGTTNHVCVTPIYPSHPGPRRCQTVRMHPVTPAPEYRPT, from the exons ATGATTATGTGGGCGGCCCTGGGCCTCCTGTGCCTGCCGCTGGCTCTGGGGCAGAGCATACCTGAGCCAG GCCCTGCTACCCCATCCTCAGCTGCTCATGGTGACCTCCTCTTTTTGCTGGATAGCTCAGCTAGTGTGTCCTACTACGAATTCTCCCGGGTGAAGGAGTTTGTGGGGCAGCTGGTACAACCGCTGCCCTTGGGCCCAGGGTCTGTGCAGACCAGCATGGTACACGTGGGCAGTGAGCCCACTGTTGAGTTCCCCTTTGACCGGCACCACTCAGGAGCTGCTGCACAGGAGGCCATCCAGGCAGCCAAGCAGCTGATGGGGGACACCAACACAGGCCTGGCCTTGGCTCTGGCCAAGAAGCAGCTGTTCACCACCGAGGCAGGTGCTCGGTCTGGCGTGCGCAAGGTACTAGTGTGGGTGACCGACGGCGACTCAAGCGACGATGTGCAGGCTCCCATGCAGGTGCTCAAGGACCTGGGGGTGACCGTCTTCATCGTCAGCACGGGTCGGGGCAACTTCCTGGACCTTTCTGCTGCTGCCTCCCAGCCCCCCGAGAAACACTTGCGCTTCGTGGATGTGGATGACCTTCAGATTATCATCCCCGAGCTGCGGGGCGCCATTCTTG AGGCAATGCGGCCCCAGCAGCTCCACGCCACTGATGTCACGTCCCAGAGCTTCCGCCTGGTATGGCCACCCCTGCTGTCCGGTGACTCTGGCTACTACCTGTTGGAGGTAGCCCCCAGCGCCAACCCAGGAGCCAAGCAGAGCCGCCAATTGTTTGGGAATGAGACCAGCTGGGTCTGGGATGGTCTGGAGCCCGGCACCACCTACAAGGTGGTCTTGGTGCCCGAGTCCAACCTGCAGTACCTGGCCCCACAGACTATCCAAGTCACTACCTTGGAAG AAGAGGTCAGCCCAGCCCAGATCCTCATTTCCCATTGGAAGCCTCACAGCTTTCATGTGAGCTGGGGCCCGTCACCCGTGGGTGTGCTCCGGTACCAGGTCCTGTACGGACCCCTGCCTGCGGGTGGTGCCCAACTCCTGGAGGTGCCCGCCACCGAGAACAGCACCACGCTGGACAATCTGTCACCCAACACCACCTACCTGGTCACTGTGGCTGCCATCTACCAGTCTGGCCGTGAGAAAGCTCTGTCTGCTAAGGCTTGTACGCAGGAAG TGGCCTCCAAGACTGGGCGCCTCTACTTTCAGAGCCTGGGTCCTAGCACTGTGAATGCCTCCTGGGACTCAGCGGAAGGCGACGTCCGGGGCTACCGGGTCCGGTGCCGGCGGCAGCTGGGGCCCCCGTCCCTCCTCAGCGTCTCCCCTCAGACCCACAGCGTCATCCTCACAGGCCTGGCTGCGGGCACCACCAACCACGTGTGTGTGACTCCCATCTACCCAAGCCACCCTGGGCCCCGGCGCTGCCAGACCGTCCGCATGCACCCTG TCACGCCAGCCCCTGAGTATCGGCCCACTTAG